The following coding sequences are from one Melospiza melodia melodia isolate bMelMel2 chromosome 2, bMelMel2.pri, whole genome shotgun sequence window:
- the PIANP gene encoding PILR alpha-associated neural protein isoform X1 — protein MPGRFTASHTGSRMPPLLSRIHSLQLWHLLLVVLAVPPPGTWSLRSRGPAAPRPLCTRRSPSAPRSICIWERTSQPERDSRSDSGSDSRSAVPRQRAVPARGAELRHVVRLRRQAAGARPATPSGFEDGMPSSQYPWAIVWGPTVSDEDGGDTNSANPGFPPLGYTFVSPHGMATAQPNSHSLLHNAGLNLRETPATLRPFLFGPRGEGVDPQLYVTITISIIIVLVATGIIFKFCWDRNQKRRRHSGQQSSGRQQESQQPLTDLSPTTVSILGPYGDPLTPKPEAEESRRGQEGAEKLGGHGKNAAFQLNRIPLVNL, from the exons ATGCCTGGTAGGTTCACAGCTTCCCACACTGGCAG CAGGATGCCTCCACTCCTCTCCCGCATCCACTCCCTGCAGCTGTGGCATCTCCTCCTCGTCGTCTTGGCCGTCCCTCCTCCCGGCACATGGTCTCTCCGCTCTCGGGGCCCCGCAGCCCCTCGGCCTCTTTGCACCCGCCGCAGCCCCTCGGCCCCACGGTCCATTTGCATCTGGGAAAGGACCTCACAGCCGGAGCGGGATTCCCGCTCGGATTCCGGCTCGGATTCCCGCTCGGCCGTGCCGCGCCAGCGGGCCGTGCCCGCGCGGGGAGCGGAGCTGCGGCATGTGGTGCGGCTGAGGCGCCAGGCCGCGGGCGCCCGGCCCGCCACGCCCTCGGGCTTCGAGGACGGCATGCCCTCCTCCCAGTACCCCTGGGCCATCGTGTGGGGCCCCACGGTGTCGGATGAGGACGGAGGGGACACAAACTCAGCCAACCCGGGCTTCCCGCCGCTGGGATACACCTTCGTCTCGCCGCACGGGATGGCGACGGCGCAGCCCAACTCCCACTCGCTCCTGCACAACGCGGGGCTCAACCTGCGCGAGACCCCGGCCACGCTGCGGCCCTTTCTGTTCGGGCCCCGCGGGGAAG GTGTGGACCCCCAGCTGTACGTCACCATCACCATCTCCATAATCATTGTCCTGGTTGCCACTGGAATCATATTCAAGTTCTG CTGGGACCGAAATCAGAAGCGCCGGCGTCACTCGGGGCAGCAGAGCAGCgggaggcagcaggagagccagcagcccctcacAGACCTCTCCCCCACCACCGTCAGCATCCTGGGGCCCTACGGCGACCCCCTGACCCCCAAGCCTGAGGCAGAGGAGTCCAGGAGGGGCCAGGAGGGTGCAGAGAAACTGGGTGGCCACGGGAAGAATGCAGCATTCCAGCTCAACCG AATCCCACTGGTGAACCTGTGA
- the PIANP gene encoding PILR alpha-associated neural protein isoform X4: MEPNAWMPPLLSRIHSLQLWHLLLVVLAVPPPGTWSLRSRGPAAPRPLCTRRSPSAPRSICIWERTSQPERDSRSDSGSDSRSAVPRQRAVPARGAELRHVVRLRRQAAGARPATPSGFEDGMPSSQYPWAIVWGPTVSDEDGGDTNSANPGFPPLGYTFVSPHGMATAQPNSHSLLHNAGLNLRETPATLRPFLFGPRGEGVDPQLYVTITISIIIVLVATGIIFKFCWDRNQKRRRHSGQQSSGRQQESQQPLTDLSPTTVSILGPYGDPLTPKPEAEESRRGQEGAEKLGGHGKNAAFQLNRIPLVNL, from the exons ATGGAGCCCAATGCCTG GATGCCTCCACTCCTCTCCCGCATCCACTCCCTGCAGCTGTGGCATCTCCTCCTCGTCGTCTTGGCCGTCCCTCCTCCCGGCACATGGTCTCTCCGCTCTCGGGGCCCCGCAGCCCCTCGGCCTCTTTGCACCCGCCGCAGCCCCTCGGCCCCACGGTCCATTTGCATCTGGGAAAGGACCTCACAGCCGGAGCGGGATTCCCGCTCGGATTCCGGCTCGGATTCCCGCTCGGCCGTGCCGCGCCAGCGGGCCGTGCCCGCGCGGGGAGCGGAGCTGCGGCATGTGGTGCGGCTGAGGCGCCAGGCCGCGGGCGCCCGGCCCGCCACGCCCTCGGGCTTCGAGGACGGCATGCCCTCCTCCCAGTACCCCTGGGCCATCGTGTGGGGCCCCACGGTGTCGGATGAGGACGGAGGGGACACAAACTCAGCCAACCCGGGCTTCCCGCCGCTGGGATACACCTTCGTCTCGCCGCACGGGATGGCGACGGCGCAGCCCAACTCCCACTCGCTCCTGCACAACGCGGGGCTCAACCTGCGCGAGACCCCGGCCACGCTGCGGCCCTTTCTGTTCGGGCCCCGCGGGGAAG GTGTGGACCCCCAGCTGTACGTCACCATCACCATCTCCATAATCATTGTCCTGGTTGCCACTGGAATCATATTCAAGTTCTG CTGGGACCGAAATCAGAAGCGCCGGCGTCACTCGGGGCAGCAGAGCAGCgggaggcagcaggagagccagcagcccctcacAGACCTCTCCCCCACCACCGTCAGCATCCTGGGGCCCTACGGCGACCCCCTGACCCCCAAGCCTGAGGCAGAGGAGTCCAGGAGGGGCCAGGAGGGTGCAGAGAAACTGGGTGGCCACGGGAAGAATGCAGCATTCCAGCTCAACCG AATCCCACTGGTGAACCTGTGA
- the PIANP gene encoding PILR alpha-associated neural protein isoform X2: protein MPGRFTASHTGRMPPLLSRIHSLQLWHLLLVVLAVPPPGTWSLRSRGPAAPRPLCTRRSPSAPRSICIWERTSQPERDSRSDSGSDSRSAVPRQRAVPARGAELRHVVRLRRQAAGARPATPSGFEDGMPSSQYPWAIVWGPTVSDEDGGDTNSANPGFPPLGYTFVSPHGMATAQPNSHSLLHNAGLNLRETPATLRPFLFGPRGEGVDPQLYVTITISIIIVLVATGIIFKFCWDRNQKRRRHSGQQSSGRQQESQQPLTDLSPTTVSILGPYGDPLTPKPEAEESRRGQEGAEKLGGHGKNAAFQLNRIPLVNL, encoded by the exons ATGCCTGGTAGGTTCACAGCTTCCCACACTGGCAG GATGCCTCCACTCCTCTCCCGCATCCACTCCCTGCAGCTGTGGCATCTCCTCCTCGTCGTCTTGGCCGTCCCTCCTCCCGGCACATGGTCTCTCCGCTCTCGGGGCCCCGCAGCCCCTCGGCCTCTTTGCACCCGCCGCAGCCCCTCGGCCCCACGGTCCATTTGCATCTGGGAAAGGACCTCACAGCCGGAGCGGGATTCCCGCTCGGATTCCGGCTCGGATTCCCGCTCGGCCGTGCCGCGCCAGCGGGCCGTGCCCGCGCGGGGAGCGGAGCTGCGGCATGTGGTGCGGCTGAGGCGCCAGGCCGCGGGCGCCCGGCCCGCCACGCCCTCGGGCTTCGAGGACGGCATGCCCTCCTCCCAGTACCCCTGGGCCATCGTGTGGGGCCCCACGGTGTCGGATGAGGACGGAGGGGACACAAACTCAGCCAACCCGGGCTTCCCGCCGCTGGGATACACCTTCGTCTCGCCGCACGGGATGGCGACGGCGCAGCCCAACTCCCACTCGCTCCTGCACAACGCGGGGCTCAACCTGCGCGAGACCCCGGCCACGCTGCGGCCCTTTCTGTTCGGGCCCCGCGGGGAAG GTGTGGACCCCCAGCTGTACGTCACCATCACCATCTCCATAATCATTGTCCTGGTTGCCACTGGAATCATATTCAAGTTCTG CTGGGACCGAAATCAGAAGCGCCGGCGTCACTCGGGGCAGCAGAGCAGCgggaggcagcaggagagccagcagcccctcacAGACCTCTCCCCCACCACCGTCAGCATCCTGGGGCCCTACGGCGACCCCCTGACCCCCAAGCCTGAGGCAGAGGAGTCCAGGAGGGGCCAGGAGGGTGCAGAGAAACTGGGTGGCCACGGGAAGAATGCAGCATTCCAGCTCAACCG AATCCCACTGGTGAACCTGTGA
- the PIANP gene encoding PILR alpha-associated neural protein isoform X3: MEPNACRMPPLLSRIHSLQLWHLLLVVLAVPPPGTWSLRSRGPAAPRPLCTRRSPSAPRSICIWERTSQPERDSRSDSGSDSRSAVPRQRAVPARGAELRHVVRLRRQAAGARPATPSGFEDGMPSSQYPWAIVWGPTVSDEDGGDTNSANPGFPPLGYTFVSPHGMATAQPNSHSLLHNAGLNLRETPATLRPFLFGPRGEGVDPQLYVTITISIIIVLVATGIIFKFCWDRNQKRRRHSGQQSSGRQQESQQPLTDLSPTTVSILGPYGDPLTPKPEAEESRRGQEGAEKLGGHGKNAAFQLNRIPLVNL; encoded by the exons ATGGAGCCCAATGCCTG CAGGATGCCTCCACTCCTCTCCCGCATCCACTCCCTGCAGCTGTGGCATCTCCTCCTCGTCGTCTTGGCCGTCCCTCCTCCCGGCACATGGTCTCTCCGCTCTCGGGGCCCCGCAGCCCCTCGGCCTCTTTGCACCCGCCGCAGCCCCTCGGCCCCACGGTCCATTTGCATCTGGGAAAGGACCTCACAGCCGGAGCGGGATTCCCGCTCGGATTCCGGCTCGGATTCCCGCTCGGCCGTGCCGCGCCAGCGGGCCGTGCCCGCGCGGGGAGCGGAGCTGCGGCATGTGGTGCGGCTGAGGCGCCAGGCCGCGGGCGCCCGGCCCGCCACGCCCTCGGGCTTCGAGGACGGCATGCCCTCCTCCCAGTACCCCTGGGCCATCGTGTGGGGCCCCACGGTGTCGGATGAGGACGGAGGGGACACAAACTCAGCCAACCCGGGCTTCCCGCCGCTGGGATACACCTTCGTCTCGCCGCACGGGATGGCGACGGCGCAGCCCAACTCCCACTCGCTCCTGCACAACGCGGGGCTCAACCTGCGCGAGACCCCGGCCACGCTGCGGCCCTTTCTGTTCGGGCCCCGCGGGGAAG GTGTGGACCCCCAGCTGTACGTCACCATCACCATCTCCATAATCATTGTCCTGGTTGCCACTGGAATCATATTCAAGTTCTG CTGGGACCGAAATCAGAAGCGCCGGCGTCACTCGGGGCAGCAGAGCAGCgggaggcagcaggagagccagcagcccctcacAGACCTCTCCCCCACCACCGTCAGCATCCTGGGGCCCTACGGCGACCCCCTGACCCCCAAGCCTGAGGCAGAGGAGTCCAGGAGGGGCCAGGAGGGTGCAGAGAAACTGGGTGGCCACGGGAAGAATGCAGCATTCCAGCTCAACCG AATCCCACTGGTGAACCTGTGA